The segment CCGCCGGTAGAGCCGGCTGATCCACCAACGAAAAAGAGCGCGAATACCAGCATCTGGGCGAAGGGCGACCAGGTTTTGTAGTCCACCGTACAATAGCCCGTGGTCGTGGTGATGGAGGTAGCAGCAAAAAGAGAGTGACGCAGGCTGTATTCACTCCAGCCGTAGTTATTAAGGGAAATATTAATAAAAATAAGCAGTGTGAACAGCCCGATGACGCCCAGAAGAAACATGAGTTCCCGATTACCTTTGTAAGAGAACTTCCGGTTCAGTATAAACTTGCCGTGAAGGGTGAAGTTGATCCCCGCCATCAGCATAAAAAAGATGGCCACGTATTGAATGTAGGCACTCTGACTATTAAAGCTGTCGGTATAAGTGGAAAAACCACCGGTAGCCATGGTCGTGCAGGTATGGGCCAGGCTGGTGAACCACGACATACCACCGATGCGGAGCAGGATTGCCTCAACCGCGCTGATAATCAGGTAAGTCAGCCAGAGGGTTTTGGCCGTTTGCTGGATGCGCGGCTGGATGCGGTCCACCGTCGGGCCCGGCACCTCCGCCCGCAGCAGGGCGGTCCCTCCCATACCCATAAAGGGCAGAATCGCCACCGAGAACATGATAATCCCCATGCCGCCGATCCATTGGATGAAGGCCCGCCAAAAAAGCACTCCGCGGGGCATGCTCTCAATGCCCAGGGGCAGGTGCGGGTGGCGACCGACATCTCCCAGGATGGTCGCTCCCGTGGTCGTCAATCCCGACATGGTCTCGAAAAAGGCGTCGGTGAATACGGTGATGGTACCGGACAGAAGGAAAGGCAACGTAGCGAACAGGGCCATGGTGGTCCAGCCCAGGGTAACGATGGCAAAACCGTCCCGGCTCGTCAGGTTGTAGCGCCCCCGGGTGAAATAATAACCCGGACCGCCTACAACCAGGCAGATAGCTATAGAAAGCAGAAATGCCGGCAGATCCCCATCACCATAGTAGCCCGCCCAGGCAGCACTGAACAGCATGGAAATTCCCAGGCAGACAACCAGAAAGCAGAGCGTGTTCAGAACGGCTTTCTTATTCACGTCGGCTTCCGGTGAAGTACTTCTGAACCTTCCCCACTTCTATGTTCTGCATGAATAACAACACCCGATCACCAGCAGAAATTCGGCTGTCCCCTCTAGGAATCTCGATGTGTGAATCGCGTACAATAGCCCCCAGGATTACTCCCGGCGGGAAGCTGATAGCAGATACCGGTTTCTTCGTGACCTTGCTGCCCGCCTCCGCTTCGATCTCCAGCGCTTCCATCTCCACGTCTTCAAAGGGACTGACCGCCCGCTCACGACTGGATTTGATGACCCGCATGATGGCCTCCACGGTGACCATATTTTTGCTGATAGCCGCATCGATCCCGATACGCCGCGCAATCGGTAAATAACTGGTAGTCGCAATGTGAACGATAACATGCTTGGCTCCCAGCTGCTTGGCCAGTAAACCCGTGATGAGATTGGTCTGCTCGTTCTGGGTCACGGCTATGAAGCTGTCCATCTCGTTGATATTCTCTGAGATCAGGAAATCGATATCCGTGCCGTCGCCGTGTAATACCAGAGTGTTCACCAGCGTGGGGGCGATCTCCCACGCCTTGGTCTTATTGGATTCCACCAACTTGATGTCCAGGTCATCCTGAAGGCGGCTGGCCAGCCGCCTTCCAATCTTACCGCCACCCAGGATCATCACCTTGTTAACCGCCTGGTGGGGCTTACCCAGCATGCTGACAATTGTCGGAATGTGACGGGATTCACCTATCACGTAGACGATATCCCCGGCCTGGTAAACAGTATCCCCCTGCGGAATGAAGCTCGCCCCCTCGTGATTGAGAGCAATCACCTTGTGGGGCAGGTCCTGGTTGGCAGCGGATACATCCTCGACGGTACGTCTAAGCAGAGGCGATGATGCTTCCAGGCGAACCCCTATCAGCTGCAGGCGACCATCCTCGAACTCCTTCACGTCGATGGCCGAACTCTGTCGCAGCAGACGCTCAACTTCCTCAACCACCACCAGCTCGGGGTGGATAACTTCATCAATCCCGAATTGGGACGGATGAATAACGGCCTTACTCGAGGTATAGTCAGTATTCCTCAAGCGGGCGATCACCGTCTTCGCCCCCAATTCCCGCGCCATCCGGCTGGAAACCAGATTGACTTCGTCGGTGCGAGTAAGGGCCAGGAAAATGTCGGCGCTCTCCACCTGAGCCTGGCGTAAAATAAAGGGAGATGCACCATTCCCCTCCAGCGTGCTCACGTCCAGCGTTTCACTGGCCCGCTTGACCTTCTCCGGATTGATATCCACAACGGTGATGTCATAGTCTTCCTGGCTCAATTCCTTGGCCAGGTTGAACCCGACCTCACCCGAGCCGATGATAACGATCTTGAGTGACATGTTAGCCCAGTACCTTCTGAAATGCTTGGATAGCGTTGTCTATATCCTCGTCCGTCAAGTCACGGTGAGTGACCAGTCTGATCTTCTGCCTGGCAAGCGCCAGACACAATATCCCTTCTGCCTGTAAGCGGGCCTCGACTCCTGCACCGCTCCCCTTCTGCTCAGCGACCCTGAAAAACACAATGTTGGTATGTACCTCATCAGGATTGATGGTCACCCCCGCTATGCCGCTGAGAGCCTCAGCCAGACGCCTGGCCCGCTGATGGTCCCGCGCCAGATCAGCCACGTGGTTCCGGATAGCATAAAGCCCCCCGGCGGCAATGATCCCCACCTGGCGCATACCACCACCGAAAAGCTTGCGGTAGCGGTGAGCGCGCTCAATAAAAGCGCGACTGCCGCACACCACCGATCCGACCGGCGCCCCCAGCCCCTTGGAAAGGCACAGAGTGACCGAATCAAAGGCCTTGGCCCACTCGTGGGCCGGAATACCCGTCGCCACAACCGCGTTCATCAACCGGGCTCCATCCAGATGCATCACCAGACCGTGTTTCCGAACTACCTCCGCAATCCGGCCAATCTCCTCTAATGGGAAAATGGTTCCACCGGCGCTGTTGTGAGTGTTCTCAATGCAAACCAACCTGGTGGGAGGCATGTGGACATTAGGGGCTCGGATCAACTCCTCCACCTGCTCAGCGGTGAAGACTCCCAATCGGCCTTGAATAGGATTCAACTGCACCTGGCTGTGAAAGGCCGGTCCCCCGGCCTCGTAATTCATGATATGGGCGCCGGCCTCACAAATTACTTCATCCCCGGGCTGAGTGTGGGCCTTGATGGCGATCTGGTTACTCATAGTCCCGGAAGGGACAAACAGACCGGCCTCCTGGCCCAGCAGTCGCGCTACCTCCTCCTGCAACTCGATAACGGTGGGATCTTCACCAAACACATCATCCCCTACCTTAGCCTGGGCCATGGCCTGGCGCATGGCCAGCGATGGCACCGTAACGGTATCACTGCGCAGATCGATCATACTACAGTATATAGAAAAGGGCCCAAACAAAGGCCCCTGAATGTCCGCCGCGCGCTAACGGTGCCGGAAGCGGAGATGGGTGATAAAAAAAAGTACAGCTGTGGTCTGACAAGGTTCGCCTGCGGCTTATGAGGCGCTAGTCACCCTCCAAAAAGAAAGTACCACCGTCTCTGATCGTCTGCTGAGACCTCAGGATATGAAACCGACAACCAGCCACGCTTGACAAGGATTATCATTTTGCAATGATTCAAGGTACCATCTCCTGGCCTCGGAATCAACCTTTCTACACCTGTGGTTCCCCGCGAACCCGCTCAATGTGCGCCCCCAGCCCGGCGAACTTCTTTTCAAAAGTCTCATAACCGCGATCAATGTGGTAAACCCGCGAAATCTCGGAAGTGCCGCGCGCTACCAGCGCCGCCAATACCAGCGAGGCGCTGGCGCGAATGTCGGTGGACATAACCGGCGCACCGATCAACTCCGTTGGCCCCCTCACCGTGGCAACATTGCCTTCCAACTTGATCCGCGCTCCCAGGCGGGCCAGCTCCGGGACATGGGCAAAGCGGTCCCGATATATGTTGTCCTGAACCACACTGCTTCCCCCAGCCTGGGTCATGAAGGCAATCCATTGGGCCTGAAGATCGGTGGGATAACCGGGATAAGGCGCGGTAGCGATGTCCACCGGCCGTATGCTGGCGGGACGGGACACCTCGATGACACCATCCAGGAGCTTCAATTGGACACCAGCCAATTCCAGCTTGCCCAGTACTGACCTCAGGTGCTCCTCGCAAGCACCTTCAACCTTCACTTTATCGCCCGCCATGGCACCGGCGATAAGAAAGGTAGCCGCCTCGATGCGGTCGGGAACAATTTCCTCTTCCACCCCGCGCAGTGCCTTCTGACCGCTGATTCGCAGGGTGCTGGTTCCAATACCCTCTATCTGGGCCCCCATCTTCTGGAGAAACCTGGCCAGAGCCGTTATCTCCGGCTCCTGAGCGGCATTCGTCAGGACGCTCTCGCCCTCGGCCAGAACAGCAGCCATCAGGGCGTTGCCGGTAGCACCAACGCTGCTGACGTCAAAATTGATAGTGGCACCCTTTAACTTTCCCTTGGTAATAATGTATCCACCTTCCAGGGAAATATCCGCCCCCAGCAGTTCCATGGCTTTCAGGTGCAGGTCCACCGGCCGGGGACCCCAATTGCACCCCCCAGGCAGTGACACCCGACACCGGTCAAACCGAGCCGCCAGTGGCCCCAGAACGTAAAAGGAGGCCCGCATGGTCTTCACCAGCTCATACGGCGCCTCCGGATTGTTGCAGGTGGTGGTATCCAGCTCCAAGCGGTTGTGCTTAAAAGTGACCCGAGCGCCGATGATCTCCATGAGGCGGGCCATGGTCAGCGTATCGCGCAGGTAAGGAACATTGTGCAGGATATAACGCTCCGGCCAGAGCAGGCTGGCGGCCATAATGGGCAGGACGGCGTTCTTTGCACCGGAAATGGTGACTGAACCCGAAAGGACCTGCTGCCCTTCGACTACGAATTTATCCACCGGCACTCGCCTTCGGGTCTGCCAAGCGCGCCGTCAACAGCTCCAGGGCTTGGTCCAGACTGGCCTTGGTTACCTCGACTCCACTGAGAAGCCGGGCAATCTCACGCCGGCGCTCTTCACCTACCACCACCTCAATCCGGCTCAACGTGCGGCCCCCGCGCACCCGTTTGCTCATGGTCAGGTGGTGATCCCCCCGCGCTGCGATCTGCGGCAGGTGGGTGATACAGACAATCTGCCGTGACTGAGCCAGATCCTCAAGAGCGGCACCCACCGTCTCGGCTGTGGAACCGGAAATGCCGTTATCAATTTCGTCGAATATCAGGCAGCCCACCGGGTCATAGGCCGAGAGAACCGTCTTGATTCCCAACATGACCCTGGAAACCTCACCCCCGGAAGCGATCTTTGCCAGCGGCCGCAGCTCCTCCCCAGGGTTCGGGCTGATGTAAAACTCCACCTGGTCATAGCCCCGCGCATCACTCTTATAGGCCCGGCCATCGAGCAGACAGGCACCTCCTTCAGAAGGAATATTCTCAATGCGCACTTCAAACCTGGTGTCCGGCATATCCAGGCGGTCCAGGGTGGCCTGAATTGCTTCTTCCAACCTGTCCTTGGCAGCCCGACGCTGACGGGACAGCTCCTGGCATTGGGCGGCATAGGCCTCCCGCTGACGAACCTGCTCCTTCCGCAGCTGGGACAGACGCTCATCGGATGCAGCGTGGCGGCTGACGGACTCCTGAAGCCAGGTTAGCTTTTCTAAGGCCGTCTCAATAGTACCACCATACTTGCGCTTAATAGCCTCTAGCAGCCCCAGACGCTCCTCAACCTCCCCCAAGCGCTTGGGATCCGGATTCACTGTGGCCCCGTAGCGCCTCGCTTCATAGGCCAGGTCTTCCAACTCCACCCTCAGGGAAGACAATCTCGCACTCAGCTGCTCCAGTTCCGGCGCCAGCTGCCTGAAGCGATCCAGCTGTTTAAAAAGGCTACCCACCTCGCCGGCCACTGAGGCCTCATCCTTCTGCAGGCGATGTTCCAGGG is part of the Candidatus Neomarinimicrobiota bacterium genome and harbors:
- a CDS encoding TrkH family potassium uptake protein, with amino-acid sequence MNKKAVLNTLCFLVVCLGISMLFSAAWAGYYGDGDLPAFLLSIAICLVVGGPGYYFTRGRYNLTSRDGFAIVTLGWTTMALFATLPFLLSGTITVFTDAFFETMSGLTTTGATILGDVGRHPHLPLGIESMPRGVLFWRAFIQWIGGMGIIMFSVAILPFMGMGGTALLRAEVPGPTVDRIQPRIQQTAKTLWLTYLIISAVEAILLRIGGMSWFTSLAHTCTTMATGGFSTYTDSFNSQSAYIQYVAIFFMLMAGINFTLHGKFILNRKFSYKGNRELMFLLGVIGLFTLLIFINISLNNYGWSEYSLRHSLFAATSITTTTGYCTVDYKTWSPFAQMLVFALFFVGGSAGSTGG
- the trkA gene encoding Trk system potassium transporter TrkA; its protein translation is MSLKIVIIGSGEVGFNLAKELSQEDYDITVVDINPEKVKRASETLDVSTLEGNGASPFILRQAQVESADIFLALTRTDEVNLVSSRMARELGAKTVIARLRNTDYTSSKAVIHPSQFGIDEVIHPELVVVEEVERLLRQSSAIDVKEFEDGRLQLIGVRLEASSPLLRRTVEDVSAANQDLPHKVIALNHEGASFIPQGDTVYQAGDIVYVIGESRHIPTIVSMLGKPHQAVNKVMILGGGKIGRRLASRLQDDLDIKLVESNKTKAWEIAPTLVNTLVLHGDGTDIDFLISENINEMDSFIAVTQNEQTNLITGLLAKQLGAKHVIVHIATTSYLPIARRIGIDAAISKNMVTVEAIMRVIKSSRERAVSPFEDVEMEALEIEAEAGSKVTKKPVSAISFPPGVILGAIVRDSHIEIPRGDSRISAGDRVLLFMQNIEVGKVQKYFTGSRRE
- the ltaE gene encoding low-specificity L-threonine aldolase — its product is MIDLRSDTVTVPSLAMRQAMAQAKVGDDVFGEDPTVIELQEEVARLLGQEAGLFVPSGTMSNQIAIKAHTQPGDEVICEAGAHIMNYEAGGPAFHSQVQLNPIQGRLGVFTAEQVEELIRAPNVHMPPTRLVCIENTHNSAGGTIFPLEEIGRIAEVVRKHGLVMHLDGARLMNAVVATGIPAHEWAKAFDSVTLCLSKGLGAPVGSVVCGSRAFIERAHRYRKLFGGGMRQVGIIAAGGLYAIRNHVADLARDHQRARRLAEALSGIAGVTINPDEVHTNIVFFRVAEQKGSGAGVEARLQAEGILCLALARQKIRLVTHRDLTDEDIDNAIQAFQKVLG
- the murA gene encoding UDP-N-acetylglucosamine 1-carboxyvinyltransferase; translation: MDKFVVEGQQVLSGSVTISGAKNAVLPIMAASLLWPERYILHNVPYLRDTLTMARLMEIIGARVTFKHNRLELDTTTCNNPEAPYELVKTMRASFYVLGPLAARFDRCRVSLPGGCNWGPRPVDLHLKAMELLGADISLEGGYIITKGKLKGATINFDVSSVGATGNALMAAVLAEGESVLTNAAQEPEITALARFLQKMGAQIEGIGTSTLRISGQKALRGVEEEIVPDRIEAATFLIAGAMAGDKVKVEGACEEHLRSVLGKLELAGVQLKLLDGVIEVSRPASIRPVDIATAPYPGYPTDLQAQWIAFMTQAGGSSVVQDNIYRDRFAHVPELARLGARIKLEGNVATVRGPTELIGAPVMSTDIRASASLVLAALVARGTSEISRVYHIDRGYETFEKKFAGLGAHIERVRGEPQV
- a CDS encoding DNA repair protein RecN, which produces LEELSAWIEKDKALHEPHQFQLKELEEAGLSLTEEEELGREHKLLSQADELHRLLNTLEHRLQKDEASVAGEVGSLFKQLDRFRQLAPELEQLSARLSSLRVELEDLAYEARRYGATVNPDPKRLGEVEERLGLLEAIKRKYGGTIETALEKLTWLQESVSRHAASDERLSQLRKEQVRQREAYAAQCQELSRQRRAAKDRLEEAIQATLDRLDMPDTRFEVRIENIPSEGGACLLDGRAYKSDARGYDQVEFYISPNPGEELRPLAKIASGGEVSRVMLGIKTVLSAYDPVGCLIFDEIDNGISGSTAETVGAALEDLAQSRQIVCITHLPQIAARGDHHLTMSKRVRGGRTLSRIEVVVGEERRREIARLLSGVEVTKASLDQALELLTARLADPKASAGG